A DNA window from Burkholderia sp. HI2500 contains the following coding sequences:
- a CDS encoding NUDIX hydrolase, which produces MKFCSVCGHEVIARIPPGDNRERFICDHCGTIHYQNPRNVVGTVPVWGDQILLCRRAIEPRYGFWTLPAGFMEMGETTAEAAARETLEEAGARVEVQNLFTLLNVPHVHQVHLFYLARLTDPAFEAGEESLEVKLFDEADIPWDEIAFPTVSQTLRFFFADRAAGDYGVHTGDIFRSLRNG; this is translated from the coding sequence ATGAAATTCTGCTCCGTCTGCGGTCACGAAGTCATCGCGCGCATTCCTCCGGGCGACAACCGCGAGCGCTTCATCTGCGATCACTGCGGCACGATCCACTACCAGAATCCGCGCAACGTCGTCGGCACGGTTCCGGTCTGGGGCGATCAGATCCTGCTGTGCCGCCGCGCGATCGAACCGCGCTACGGGTTCTGGACGCTGCCCGCGGGCTTCATGGAAATGGGCGAGACGACGGCCGAAGCCGCCGCGCGCGAAACGCTCGAGGAAGCCGGCGCGCGCGTCGAGGTGCAGAACCTGTTCACGCTGCTCAACGTGCCGCACGTGCACCAGGTTCACCTGTTCTACCTCGCGCGGCTCACCGATCCGGCGTTCGAGGCCGGCGAGGAAAGCCTCGAAGTGAAGCTGTTCGACGAAGCCGACATCCCGTGGGACGAAATCGCGTTCCCGACCGTCAGCCAGACCCTGCGATTCTTCTTCGCCGATCGCGCCGCGGGCGACTACGGCGTGCACACCGGCGATATCTTCCGCTCGCTGCGCAACGGCTGA
- a CDS encoding heme-degrading domain-containing protein: MDIAHDLQSIGAQEQALVFPHFDPARAWALGSRMHALATSRGHAIAIDIVTFGQPLFYAALAGATPDNADWVRRKRNVVAHFRRSSYAIGLRMQQAGATLADKHGLPIAEYSPHGGSFPLTVAGAGVIGSITASGLPQRADHEFVVEALCAELGHDYAVLALARS, translated from the coding sequence ATGGACATCGCTCACGATCTGCAATCGATCGGCGCGCAGGAACAGGCGCTCGTATTTCCCCATTTCGACCCGGCCCGCGCATGGGCGCTCGGCAGCCGGATGCACGCGCTCGCGACGTCGCGCGGCCATGCGATCGCGATCGACATCGTTACGTTCGGCCAGCCGCTGTTCTACGCGGCGCTGGCTGGCGCCACGCCCGACAATGCCGACTGGGTACGCCGCAAGCGCAACGTCGTCGCCCATTTCCGCCGCAGCTCGTACGCGATCGGCCTGCGCATGCAGCAGGCCGGTGCGACGCTCGCCGACAAGCATGGGCTGCCGATCGCCGAATATTCGCCGCACGGCGGCTCGTTCCCGCTGACCGTCGCCGGTGCCGGTGTGATCGGCTCGATCACCGCGTCGGGGCTGCCGCAGCGCGCGGACCACGAATTCGTCGTCGAGGCGCTGTGTGCCGAGCTCGGCCACGACTACGCCGTGCTGGCCCTCGCAAGGAGCTGA
- a CDS encoding DMT family transporter, producing the protein MQLPGYAWLAIAIVAEVIGTSALRAADGFTRLWPSLLVVAGYGIAFYCLSITLRTMPVGIIYAVWSGAGIVLITLVAMLLYRQVPDLPAVIGLGLIIAGVVVLNLFSKMQAH; encoded by the coding sequence ATGCAGCTTCCCGGTTACGCATGGCTCGCGATCGCGATCGTCGCGGAAGTGATCGGCACGTCGGCGCTGCGCGCGGCGGACGGCTTTACGCGCCTCTGGCCGTCGTTGCTGGTCGTGGCCGGTTATGGCATCGCGTTCTACTGCCTGTCGATCACGTTGCGCACGATGCCCGTCGGCATCATCTATGCGGTCTGGTCGGGCGCGGGCATCGTGCTGATCACGCTCGTTGCGATGCTGCTCTATCGCCAGGTGCCGGACTTGCCGGCCGTGATCGGCCTCGGCCTGATCATCGCCGGCGTCGTGGTGCTGAACCTGTTCTCGAAGATGCAGGCGCACTGA
- a CDS encoding enoyl-CoA hydratase/isomerase family protein — translation MTDSTSAAVSAESTQPDVRATVANRIGFLELNRPKALNALSVGMIRLMQQALDAWRDDPEVVAVVVHSPHPRAFCAGGDVRFFHDAWQRGDRDAVDTFFIEEYTLNHTIFTYPKPYIALMHGVVMGGGMGISQAARHTGGLRVVTDSTKMAMPETRIGLFPDVGMSWFLARTPGALGRYLAVTGATLDAAGALYARLADVYLPDAALPALLDTLRSARIDSGEQAVACVADAAAAHKVVPTPDTSALADARAGIDRHFAQPDIGAILASLDTEPDCAAVDGWVEKATHAMREQLSPLSMAVSLEVVERARGATMADCLRRDLDLTRSTFARGDVIEGVRALIVDKDHQPAWRFKSSADIDRADVLAMFDSPWTPDTHPLRKLQD, via the coding sequence ATGACCGATTCCACTTCCGCTGCCGTTTCCGCCGAATCCACTCAGCCCGACGTGCGCGCGACTGTCGCGAACCGCATCGGCTTTCTCGAACTGAACCGGCCGAAGGCGCTGAACGCGCTGTCGGTCGGCATGATCCGGCTGATGCAGCAGGCGCTCGACGCGTGGCGCGACGATCCGGAAGTCGTCGCGGTCGTCGTGCACAGCCCGCATCCGCGCGCGTTCTGCGCGGGCGGCGACGTGCGCTTCTTCCACGATGCGTGGCAGCGCGGCGACCGCGATGCGGTCGACACGTTCTTCATCGAGGAATACACGCTCAACCACACGATCTTCACCTACCCGAAGCCCTATATCGCGCTGATGCACGGTGTCGTGATGGGCGGCGGCATGGGGATTTCGCAGGCGGCGCGGCATACGGGCGGCCTGCGGGTCGTGACCGACTCGACGAAGATGGCGATGCCTGAAACCCGTATCGGCCTGTTCCCGGACGTCGGGATGAGCTGGTTCCTCGCACGCACGCCCGGCGCGCTCGGCCGCTATCTCGCCGTGACCGGCGCGACGCTCGACGCGGCCGGCGCGCTGTACGCGCGGCTCGCCGACGTCTATCTGCCCGATGCCGCACTGCCGGCGCTGCTCGATACGCTGCGCAGCGCGCGCATCGACAGCGGCGAGCAGGCGGTCGCGTGCGTGGCCGATGCGGCGGCCGCACACAAGGTCGTGCCGACGCCCGACACGTCGGCGCTGGCCGACGCGCGCGCCGGAATCGACCGGCATTTCGCGCAGCCGGACATCGGCGCGATCCTCGCGTCGCTCGACACCGAGCCGGATTGCGCGGCCGTCGACGGCTGGGTCGAGAAGGCGACCCACGCGATGCGCGAACAGTTGTCGCCGCTGTCGATGGCCGTATCGCTGGAAGTCGTCGAACGTGCACGCGGGGCAACGATGGCCGATTGCCTGCGGCGCGATCTCGATCTCACGCGCTCGACGTTCGCGCGCGGCGACGTGATCGAAGGCGTGCGCGCGCTGATCGTCGACAAGGACCATCAGCCGGCCTGGCGTTTCAAGTCGTCCGCCGATATCGACCGCGCGGACGTGCTCGCGATGTTCGACAGCCCGTGGACGCCTGACACGCATCCGCTGCGGAAACTGCAGGACTGA
- the ssuD gene encoding FMNH2-dependent alkanesulfonate monooxygenase → MNVFWFIPTHGDSRYLGTAEGARAADYDYFKQVAVAADTLGYEGVLLPTGRSCEDAWVVASSLIPATQRLKFLVAIRPGIASPGLSARMAATFDRLSGGRLLINVVTGGDAAELEGDGLFADHDTRYEITDDFLNIWRGLLSASHDNGGFDYIGKHLQSKGGKALYPPVQRPHPPLWFGGSSPAAHEIAADHIDTYLTWGEPPEAVAKKIADIRARAEARGRKIKFGIRLHVIVRETEDEAWRDAERLISRLDDETIARAQKAFANMDSEGQRRMAALHGGKRGGREALEVYPNLWAGVGLVRGGAGTALVGNPEQVAERMREYADLGIETFILSGYPHLEESYRFAELVFPLIKGNGAAKATGPLSGPFGEIVGNSYLPKAAQS, encoded by the coding sequence ATGAATGTGTTCTGGTTTATCCCCACGCACGGCGACAGCCGCTACCTCGGTACGGCCGAAGGTGCGCGCGCCGCGGATTACGATTACTTCAAGCAGGTCGCGGTGGCGGCCGATACGCTCGGCTACGAGGGCGTGCTGCTGCCGACCGGCCGTTCCTGCGAGGATGCGTGGGTCGTTGCGTCGAGCCTCATCCCGGCGACGCAGCGCCTGAAATTCCTGGTCGCGATCCGTCCCGGCATCGCATCGCCGGGGCTGTCGGCGCGGATGGCCGCGACCTTCGACCGCCTGTCGGGCGGCCGCCTGCTGATCAACGTCGTGACGGGCGGCGATGCCGCCGAGCTCGAAGGCGACGGCCTGTTCGCGGATCACGACACGCGCTATGAAATCACCGACGACTTCCTGAACATCTGGCGCGGGCTGCTGTCCGCGTCGCACGACAACGGCGGGTTCGACTACATCGGCAAGCATCTGCAGTCGAAGGGCGGCAAGGCACTGTATCCGCCCGTGCAGCGTCCGCATCCGCCGCTGTGGTTCGGCGGCTCGTCGCCGGCTGCGCACGAGATCGCGGCCGATCACATCGACACCTACCTGACCTGGGGCGAACCGCCCGAGGCCGTCGCGAAGAAGATCGCCGATATTCGCGCCCGCGCCGAGGCGCGCGGCCGCAAGATCAAGTTCGGCATTCGTCTGCACGTGATCGTGCGCGAGACCGAGGACGAAGCATGGCGCGACGCCGAGCGCCTGATCAGCCGCCTCGACGACGAAACCATCGCACGCGCGCAGAAGGCGTTCGCGAACATGGATTCGGAAGGTCAGCGCCGGATGGCCGCGCTGCACGGCGGCAAGCGCGGCGGCCGCGAGGCGCTCGAGGTGTACCCGAACCTGTGGGCCGGTGTCGGCCTCGTGCGCGGCGGCGCGGGCACCGCACTCGTCGGCAACCCGGAGCAGGTCGCCGAGCGCATGCGCGAATACGCGGATCTCGGCATCGAGACCTTCATCCTGTCCGGCTATCCGCACCTGGAGGAGTCGTACCGTTTCGCGGAACTCGTATTCCCGCTGATCAAGGGCAACGGCGCGGCGAAGGCGACCGGCCCGCTGTCGGGCCCGTTCGGCGAAATCGTCGGCAACAGCTATCTGCCGAAAGCGGCCCAGAGCTGA
- the ssuC gene encoding aliphatic sulfonate ABC transporter permease SsuC: MTTKTSTTGAALAARAWRGVAPWLVPLALLAAWEVGARIGWLSTRVLPEPVAVVRAAWSLVTSGEMWANVKVSTWRALFGFAIGGGVGLALGLATGLSKAAEVALDSTIQMIRNIPALAMIPLVILWFGIDEKAKLFLVALGVFFPVYINTYHGIRSVDANLIEMAKSYGVRGFALYRDVILPGALPSILVGVRFALGLMWVMLIVAETISAQSGIGYMTMNAREFLQTDVVVVGILLYAVLGKLADVLAKWLERVTLRWHPAYQSGAKA; the protein is encoded by the coding sequence ATGACAACGAAAACGTCGACGACGGGCGCGGCCCTGGCCGCCCGCGCATGGCGCGGCGTCGCGCCGTGGCTCGTGCCGCTCGCGCTGCTGGCGGCCTGGGAAGTCGGCGCGCGCATCGGCTGGCTGTCGACCCGCGTGCTGCCCGAACCCGTGGCGGTCGTGCGAGCGGCCTGGTCGCTCGTGACGTCGGGTGAAATGTGGGCGAACGTGAAGGTCAGCACGTGGCGCGCGCTGTTCGGTTTCGCGATCGGCGGCGGCGTCGGCCTCGCGCTGGGGCTCGCGACCGGCTTGTCGAAGGCGGCCGAGGTCGCGCTCGATTCGACGATCCAGATGATCCGCAACATCCCGGCGCTCGCGATGATTCCGCTCGTGATCCTGTGGTTCGGCATCGACGAGAAGGCGAAGCTGTTCCTCGTTGCGCTCGGGGTGTTCTTCCCGGTCTATATCAACACGTATCACGGGATCCGCTCGGTCGACGCGAACCTGATCGAGATGGCGAAGAGCTACGGCGTGCGCGGCTTTGCGCTGTACCGCGACGTGATTTTGCCCGGTGCGTTGCCGTCGATTCTCGTCGGCGTGCGCTTTGCGCTCGGGCTGATGTGGGTGATGCTGATCGTCGCGGAAACGATCTCCGCGCAGTCGGGCATCGGCTACATGACGATGAACGCGCGTGAATTCCTGCAAACCGACGTGGTGGTGGTCGGCATCCTGCTGTACGCGGTGCTCGGCAAGCTGGCCGACGTGCTGGCGAAATGGCTCGAGCGCGTGACGCTGCGCTGGCACCCCGCTTATCAATCAGGAGCAAAGGCATGA